The Flavobacterium praedii genome window below encodes:
- a CDS encoding TIGR00730 family Rossman fold protein translates to MKRITVFCGSSSGTEEIYTLQATFLGETLAKRNIELVYGGAKVGLMGAVADGVLSKGGKAIGVLPNFLGSKEIAHPNLTQLILVDTMHERKTKMNDLCDGVIALPGGFGTLDELFEMLTWAQLGLHKKPIAILNVNGYYDALLIFVQMMVDKGLLKEVNQKMLLVSNSIEDLLDKMENYIAPNVGKWINKENV, encoded by the coding sequence ATGAAACGAATAACCGTATTTTGTGGCTCCAGTTCCGGAACCGAAGAAATTTATACTTTGCAAGCGACTTTTCTTGGAGAAACATTAGCCAAACGAAACATAGAATTAGTATATGGCGGAGCCAAAGTTGGACTTATGGGAGCTGTTGCCGATGGTGTTTTGAGCAAAGGCGGAAAAGCAATCGGAGTGTTACCCAATTTTTTAGGTTCCAAAGAAATCGCTCACCCAAATCTCACCCAATTAATTTTGGTCGATACCATGCATGAACGAAAAACCAAAATGAATGACCTATGTGATGGTGTAATAGCCTTGCCTGGTGGTTTTGGTACATTGGATGAGCTATTCGAAATGCTGACTTGGGCACAATTAGGTCTGCATAAAAAACCAATTGCCATTTTGAACGTTAATGGTTATTATGATGCTTTACTCATTTTTGTACAAATGATGGTAGACAAAGGGCTTTTGAAAGAAGTAAACCAAAAAATGCTTTTGGTAAGCAATTCAATAGAAGACCTTTTAGATAAAATGGAAAACTATATTGCGCCAAACGTTGGAAAATGGATTAACAAGGAAAATGTTTAG